In Belonocnema kinseyi isolate 2016_QV_RU_SX_M_011 chromosome 4, B_treatae_v1, whole genome shotgun sequence, a single window of DNA contains:
- the LOC117171343 gene encoding putative Dol-P-Glc:Glc(2)Man(9)GlcNAc(2)-PP-Dol alpha-1,2-glucosyltransferase isoform X1 yields MGTKKSSKIKKENIIKKDNFSEILLKWFIFLLFVTTIICLFIYLNRVQPYYFIDEVFHIPQTLKYCAGEFYEWNLKITTLPGLYLITTAFLVPFDFCNTTSIRSTNLIATLLNFYLISNLLFHLQKAQVQISKHSWINLISSYNIVLFPPLFFWFFLYYTDVFSLTVILAMYLLYLKGHIKSSAFLGLMSILVRQTNVIWVVLLAIERGLDLLELKARTPVSISSRNTLKHVQWLWDNVKAEVRKGPLPFLKFGMELFAALTPYITVGIFFLAFIIWNGGVVVGDRTAHVSTIHLPQFFYFFTFTFCFAWPYMLPFWKEFLKDLLAHWKISSCILFLMAAIIHSNTLVHPYVLADNRHYVFYVWNYFMGRYTFFKYLLIPLHIFSAYAFYKCLSHLRFLSRVSFLACTFLVLVPQLLLEPRYFIVPYILFRLNLRKADLWQISVESMTTLVVNFLQFFIFVNKVFYWEDQEHPQRISW; encoded by the exons atgggcaccaaaaaatcaagtaaaataaaaaaagagaatattattaaaaaggacaatttttcagagattttactGAAGTggtttatttttctactttttgtgacgactataatttgtttgtttatttatttaaatcgcgTGCAACCGTATTATTTTATCGACGAAGTTTTCCACATTCCGCAAACCCTGAAATATTGTGCAGGAGAGTTTTATGAA tgGAACCTAAAAATTACAACACTTCCAGGTCTTTACTTGATCACAACGGCATTCCTAGTGCCGTTCGATTTTTGTAATACAACATCAATCCGATCTACAAATTTAATAGCTAccttattaaacttttatttaatcagCAATCTGTTATTTCACCTTCAGAAAGCCCAGGtgcaaatttcaaaacattcttgGATAAATCTAATAAGTTCTTACAACATTGTATTATTTCCGCCTCTTTTTTTCTGGTTCTTTTTGTACTACACTGACGTTTTCTCTCTCACTGTGATCCTGGCTAtgtatttattgtatttaaaaggCCACATAAAATCATCTGCTTTTTTAG GCTTAATGTCAATTCTTGTCAGACAAACTAACGTAATTTGGGTTGTTTTACTTGCTATCGAGAGAGGATTAGATCTTTTGGAACTAAAAGCACGAACACCTGTTTCCATTAGCTCACGTAACACGCTGAAGCACGTGCag TGGCTCTGGGATAATGTAAAAGCAGAAGTTCGAAAAGGTCCATTGCCATTTCTAAAGTTTGGTATGGAACTCTTCGCCGCATTGACTCCCTACATTACAGTTGGGATTTTCTTCCTGGCTTTTATCATCTGGAATGGCGGTGTCGTAGTTGGAGATCGCACAGCACACGTTTCAACTATTCACCTACCTCAGTTCTTCTATTTTTTCACGTTTACGTTTTGTTTCGCCTGGCCATATATGTTACCCTTCTGGaaagaatttctaaaagatttactAGCACACTGGAAAATCTCgagttgtattttatttttaatggcggCGATTATTCACTCTAATACTTTGGTTCATCCCTATGTTTTAGCTGATAACAGACACTATGTTTTCTACGTTTGGAATTATTTTATGGGACGCTAcactttctttaaatatttgcttaTACCTCTGCATATTTTCAGCGCGTATGCTTTTTACAAATGTCTCTCTCATCTTAGATTTTTGTCTCGAGTTTCATTTCTTGCCTGCACTTTTTTAGTTCTTGTACCTCAATTATTGTTGGAACCACGGTATTTTATTGTTCCTTATATTTTATTCCGACTGAATTTACGAAAAGCGGATTTGTGGCAAATTAGTGTTGAGTCGATGACAACGTTGGTAGTTAACttccttcaatttttcatttttgttaataaagtaTTTTACTGGGAGGACCAGGAACACCCGCAAAGAATTTCTTGGTAG
- the LOC117171343 gene encoding dol-P-Glc:Glc(2)Man(9)GlcNAc(2)-PP-Dol alpha-1,2-glucosyltransferase isoform X2, with protein MGTKKSSKIKKENIIKKDNFSEILLKWFIFLLFVTTIICLFIYLNRVQPYYFIDEVFHIPQTLKYCAGEFYEWNLKITTLPGLYLITTAFLVPFDFCNTTSIRSTNLIATLLNFYLISNLLFHLQKAQVQISKHSWINLISSYNIVLFPPLFFWFFLYYTDVFSLTVILAMYLLYLKGHIKSSAFLGLMSILVRQTNVIWVVLLAIERGLDLLELKARTPVSISSRNTLKHVQIVY; from the exons atgggcaccaaaaaatcaagtaaaataaaaaaagagaatattattaaaaaggacaatttttcagagattttactGAAGTggtttatttttctactttttgtgacgactataatttgtttgtttatttatttaaatcgcgTGCAACCGTATTATTTTATCGACGAAGTTTTCCACATTCCGCAAACCCTGAAATATTGTGCAGGAGAGTTTTATGAA tgGAACCTAAAAATTACAACACTTCCAGGTCTTTACTTGATCACAACGGCATTCCTAGTGCCGTTCGATTTTTGTAATACAACATCAATCCGATCTACAAATTTAATAGCTAccttattaaacttttatttaatcagCAATCTGTTATTTCACCTTCAGAAAGCCCAGGtgcaaatttcaaaacattcttgGATAAATCTAATAAGTTCTTACAACATTGTATTATTTCCGCCTCTTTTTTTCTGGTTCTTTTTGTACTACACTGACGTTTTCTCTCTCACTGTGATCCTGGCTAtgtatttattgtatttaaaaggCCACATAAAATCATCTGCTTTTTTAG GCTTAATGTCAATTCTTGTCAGACAAACTAACGTAATTTGGGTTGTTTTACTTGCTATCGAGAGAGGATTAGATCTTTTGGAACTAAAAGCACGAACACCTGTTTCCATTAGCTCACGTAACACGCTGAAGCACGTGCag ATTGTATATTAG